In the genome of Notamacropus eugenii isolate mMacEug1 chromosome 5, mMacEug1.pri_v2, whole genome shotgun sequence, one region contains:
- the LOC140507751 gene encoding olfactory receptor 8B8-like, which yields MSFENASSVTEFILAGLTDQPELQLPLFLLFMGTYVITIMGNLGLIILIRLNSQLHTPMYCFLFNLAFIDLCYTSVSTPKMLMNFVLMKNTISYSGCMAQLCFFCFFVISECYVLTTMAYDRYVAICNPLLYNVTMSNQVCCWLLGGVYVMGFAGAMAHTGCMLRLSFCDANIINHYMCDIVPLFQLSCTSTYVNELVVFIVVGTNIIVPSVTIFTSYALILSSILNISSTEGRSKAFSTCSSHIVVVALFFGSSSFMYLQPSSPGSMDQGKVASVFYTNVGPMLNPLIYSLKNKDVQTAWRKTLRSRIFSMTRIRFS from the coding sequence ATGTCTTTTGAAAATGCCTCTTCAGTGACTGAGTTCATCCTTGCAGGCTTAACAGATCAACCAGAACTCCAGTTACCCCTATTCCTCCTGTTTATGGGGACCTATGTGATCACTATAATGGGAAACCTGGGACTGATAATTTTAATCAGGTTGAATTCTCAGCTTCACACTCCTATGTATTGTTTCCTTTTCAATTTAGCTTTCATAGATCTCTGCTATACCTCTGTCTCTACTCCAAAAATGTTGATGAATTTTGTTCTAATGAAAAACACTATATCTTATTCAGGATGTATGGCTCAACtctgtttcttctgtttttttgttatttctgaaTGTTATGTATTGACAACAATGGCTTATGATCGTTATGTTGCCATCTGTAATCCATTGCTGTATAATGTTACTATGTCCAATCAAGTCTGTTGTTGGCTATTGGGTGGGGTTTATGTGATGGGGTTTGCTGGTGCCATGGCCCACACTGGATGCATGTTGAGACTATCCTTCTGTGATGCCAACATCATAAATCATTATATGTGTGACATAGTTCCCCTTTTCCAGCTCTCTTGCACCAGCACCTATGTGAATGAGCTGGTGGTTTTCATTGTTGTGGGCACTAATATTATAGTGCCTAGTGTCACCATCTTCACCTCTTATGCTCTCATCCTGTCCAGTATCCTGAACATCAGCTCCACTGAAGGCAGGTCCAAAGCCTTCAGCACCTGCAGTTCCCACATAGTTGTTGTTGCTCTTTTCTTTGGGTCATCTTCATTCATGTATCTCCAGCCCTCTTCACCAGGTTCTATGGACCAGGGCAAAGTAGCTTCAGTCTTTTACACAAATGTGGGACCCATGTTAAATCCACTCATTTATAGTCTGAAGAATAAAGATGTTCAGACTGCTTGGAGGAAAACTTTGAGGAGCAGAATATTTTCCATGACAAGAATAAGATTTTCATaa